In one window of Candidatus Rokuibacteriota bacterium DNA:
- a CDS encoding helix-turn-helix domain-containing protein, whose product MANIETAIREAIARGARRQVRPVVLPLRREVFRLRRKVAQLHSALTALRRLAVGWERLMEAAPLLPPVSGEAAKAARLSPRLVQSLRKRLGLSRMALARLVGVSAPAVAHWEAGESTPNGQNRAALVALRKVGKREVKTLLARRTKETASRTRKARLRVKKSRRRTRK is encoded by the coding sequence GTGGCCAACATCGAGACCGCGATCAGGGAAGCAATCGCCCGGGGTGCCCGGCGGCAAGTGCGCCCGGTGGTCCTGCCGCTCCGGCGAGAGGTCTTTCGGCTCCGGCGAAAGGTGGCGCAACTCCACAGCGCGCTCACGGCTCTGCGTCGGCTGGCCGTGGGCTGGGAGCGACTGATGGAGGCCGCACCGCTTCTCCCGCCGGTGTCGGGGGAGGCAGCGAAGGCCGCCCGGCTGTCGCCCCGACTCGTCCAGAGCCTGAGGAAGCGCCTCGGGCTCAGCCGGATGGCTCTGGCGCGGCTGGTCGGGGTGAGCGCGCCGGCCGTGGCGCACTGGGAGGCGGGAGAATCGACTCCCAACGGGCAGAACCGGGCAGCCCTCGTGGCACTCCGGAAGGTGGGCAAGCGCGAGGTCAAGACGCTCCTCGCTCGACGCACGAAAGAGACCGCGTCGCGGACGCGGAAGGCTCGCCTTCGCGTGAAGAAGTCGCGCCGACGGACGAGGAAGTAA
- a CDS encoding helix-turn-helix transcriptional regulator, with amino-acid sequence MKGYGQFCSVARALDLLGQRWTLLIVRELLCGSRRFGEVQRGIPRISRTMLSARLRELLDAGVIERPDGSRGPEHRMTAAGMELAAVVRELGTWGQRWLPRELHTSELDVDALVWDIHRRVRRETLPEKPLVVRIELSDVRGAASRRYLLLRRSEVSLCTANPGFPEELCLRVDRRTLIGWWRGDLTLPQARAAGLILEGPREWVRAFPRWFERYLFAAVAPFSKPSAARKHARMARPGEQVRRRQEAS; translated from the coding sequence ATGAAGGGCTACGGTCAATTCTGCTCCGTGGCACGGGCGCTCGATCTGCTCGGTCAACGGTGGACGTTGCTCATCGTACGTGAGCTCCTGTGCGGAAGCCGTCGCTTCGGGGAGGTGCAGCGCGGCATTCCGCGCATCTCGCGGACGATGCTCTCGGCGCGTCTCCGTGAGCTGCTCGACGCTGGGGTGATCGAGCGCCCGGACGGCAGCCGCGGGCCCGAGCACCGAATGACGGCAGCCGGTATGGAGCTCGCGGCCGTCGTCCGTGAGCTGGGCACGTGGGGCCAGCGGTGGCTGCCCCGCGAGCTCCACACGAGCGAGCTGGACGTGGACGCACTCGTCTGGGACATCCATCGCCGCGTACGCAGGGAGACGCTTCCGGAGAAGCCGCTCGTCGTCCGGATCGAGCTGTCGGACGTGCGCGGCGCCGCGAGTCGTCGCTATCTGCTGCTCCGGCGCAGCGAGGTGTCGCTCTGCACCGCCAACCCTGGATTTCCGGAGGAGCTCTGCCTCCGCGTGGACCGCCGAACCCTGATCGGATGGTGGCGCGGTGATCTGACGCTCCCGCAGGCGCGCGCGGCAGGGTTGATCCTCGAGGGTCCACGCGAATGGGTGCGCGCCTTTCCGAGGTGGTTCGAGCGCTACCTGTTCGCCGCGGTTGCCCCGTTCTCCAAGCCGAGCGCTGCCCGGAAGCACGCGCGGATGGCGCGGCCGGGCGAGCAGGTACGCCGAAGACAGGAGGCATCGTGA
- a CDS encoding VOC family protein: protein MRAFEPLGIDHIVLRVSDQEASQRFYVEVLGCTLAYKLRMKTISCIWPSERSPRWV from the coding sequence ATGAGAGCATTCGAGCCGCTCGGCATCGACCACATCGTCCTGCGCGTGAGCGACCAGGAGGCCTCGCAGCGGTTCTACGTGGAGGTCCTGGGGTGCACGCTAGCTTACAAGCTGCGAATGAAAACAATCAGTTGTATATGGCCGTCAGAGAGGAGCCCCAGATGGGTGTAA
- a CDS encoding DUF1059 domain-containing protein → MEKVLRCADVSGTSCQFVARGRTVDDILQQAGKHAVESHGLAVTPELVEAVKARVTEE, encoded by the coding sequence ATGGAGAAGGTCCTGCGCTGCGCGGATGTGTCGGGTACGTCCTGCCAGTTCGTCGCCCGCGGGCGGACGGTGGACGACATCCTCCAGCAGGCGGGCAAGCACGCGGTGGAAAGCCACGGGCTCGCCGTGACGCCCGAGCTGGTCGAAGCAGTCAAGGCGCGGGTCACCGAGGAGTGA